A window of Acinonyx jubatus isolate Ajub_Pintada_27869175 chromosome E4, VMU_Ajub_asm_v1.0, whole genome shotgun sequence contains these coding sequences:
- the LOC106966748 gene encoding torsin-1A-interacting protein 2 translates to MFSDNSHCPDCGQQWFPSLELGHWLYQTELVENECYQVFLDRINRADYCPECYPDNPANRSLVLPWSFPLEWAPQNLTRWTFEKACHPFLLGPPLVRKRIHDSRVAGFNPALQLILTRTDKTLNKKLGQNK, encoded by the coding sequence ATGTTCTCAGATAATTCACATTGCCCTGACTGTGGACAACAGTGGTTCCCTAGTTTAGAACTAGGCCATTGGTTGTACCAGACTGAACTTGTTGAAAATGAATGTTACCAAGTATTCTTAGACCGTATTAACAGAGCTGATTATTGCCCTGAGTGTTACCCTGATAACCCTGCTAATAGAAGTCTTGTTCTTCCTTGGTCTTTCCCACTTGAGTGGGCTCCCCAAAATCTTACCAGATGGACCTTTGAAAAAGCTTGCCACCCATTTCTTCTGGGTCCTCCACTGGTTAGAAAAAGGATCCATGACTCTAGAGTAGCTGGTTTTAACCCTGCATTGCAGTTAATCTTGACCAGAACAGATAAAACCTTGAACAAAAAACTTGGCCAAAACAAATAA